The Mycolicibacterium aichiense region AGAGTTGGTGGCCGGACAGTTCACGGGCGATCGCCGATCCGACGATGCCCGCGCCTATGACGACGACGTCGTAGGCGGTGGGGGTGGTCATCACATCTCCTGGGAGGGGTAGGTGGTGGCGGCGAGTTCACGCCACCGATCACGAAATTCGTCGGCCCGGTGTCCCGTCCAATTCGGTTGGTAGGTCGCCGAAGGCGCCCAGTCCGCAACGACCTCGGGCAGAGACTGCTTCGGAGACTGGCTCAGCCGGGCCAGCGCCGCCGCACCGAGTGCGGTGGCATGGGCGGACGGATAGACCTCGACAGGCACCTGCAGGATGTCGGCGCACGCCTGCATCAGGACCGTGGACTGAGTCAGTCCACCGTCGGCGCGCAGCGTGGTCAGCGGAGTCGTGGTGTCGGCATTGATGGCGGTGACCAACTCGGCTATCTGAGCGGCGATGCCCTGCAGGACGGCCAGCACCAGATGTCCGCGGTCGGTCGACAACGTCATCCCCGAAATCGACGCCTTCGCTTGAGATTTCCACCACGGTGCGGCCAGCCCGGCCAGTGCGGGCACACACAGCACCCCGTTGCTATCCGGGGCCGCGATACCGTCCATCTCCTCGGCGCCGCCGACGATGCCGAGCGAGCTGAGCCAGCGGACGGCTGACGCCGCGGTGTACACCTGGCCGTCGACGCAGAACGTGTCGCGGCCCCCGAGCCGCCAGGCCACCGAGGAGGTCAACCCGGTCGTGGAGCGCACGCCGGTGGTCCCGGTGTTGGCCAACAGGAACGCACCGGTGCCGAAGGTGCACTTGGCCATACCCGGCTCGAAGCAAGCCTCGGCCAGCAGTGCTGCCTGCTGATCGACGACAATCCCGCCGACCGGAATATCGCCGCCGAATACTGTTGTCGTGCCGATGGTTTCGTCGTTGCCGACAATGTCGGGCAGGCGCTCGCCGTCGAGCCCGAACAGCGCCAGCAACTCGTGACTCCAGTCCTTGGCGCCCAGATCGACCGCCAGTGACCGGCTGGCGGTGGTGGCGTCGGTGACGAACTCTCCGGTCAACTGGTGCAGCAGCCAGGTGTCCGAGGTGGTCACCACGCCGGCGGTCTCGACGTTGCGACGCAGCCACGCCATCTTCGGTGCGGAGAAGTACGGATCGAGTACCAGTCCCGTTCGGGCGGCGACCATCTCGCTCCACTCGCCCAGGGCCGCGCACAGCGGTTCGGCGCGGCGGTCCTGCCACACGATCGCGGGGGTCAAGGCACGGCCGGTGTCGGGATCCCACGCCAACACCGTCTCGCCCTGATTGGCCAACGAGACCGCGTCGATCGGGCGGTTCGCCTGGGCCAGCGCCCCGCGCCCGGCGGACAGGACCGACTCCAGCAATTCGTCCGGGTCCTGTTCGACGCCACCGCCGTCCAGATAGCGCGGATGCACCGCGACCTCGGCCAGGCCCACCACACCCTCGACCGCGTCGACGACGATGGCCTTGGTGCCCGACGTGCCCTGGTCGATGGCCAGCACGGTCATCGTGGCACGTCCTCGGCGACTTCCCGTGCGCCGGCCGCGCTGTCGAGTTCGGCATCGATGGAACGCAATTCGGGCATCTTCAGTCCGTCGCGACCGCGGGTGCTCAACAGGTAACCCAGGTAGACCGCACCGATCGCCACCATCACCAGGACATAGAGCCACGGCTGCCGGAACGAGGCGTCGCGGAACAACGACAGCGCGAACACCAGCCACGCGACCGCCACGACGATGATCGGGATCTCCCACCGGCCGAGGCTGAAGGCATCGCTCTGCGGCAGCTGACGCCGCTTGGCGATATAGAGCGCCACGGTGATGGTGTAGATGACCGCCGGCAGTAGGGTCGCCGCGGAGAACAGGATGAACAGCGCGTCGGTACTGGTGGAGAAGATGCCGAGGATCACCGCCGAGATGGTGGTCATCGCGATGGTGGCGTTCAACGGGGTCTTGGTGCGGGGAGACACCTTGTGCAGGGCCTGCCATCCCGGGAAGCGCTGATCACGCGACATCGCCCAGGTCAGGCGCACACCGCTCATCACGATCACCAGCCCGCAGGCGAAGATCGCGATCGCGACCAGGATCAGCAGGGCGGTGCCGACGAATGAGCCGAGGATGTCGCGGATGACGTCGGCGATCGGAGTTCCCGACTCGGCCAGAGTCGTCGGATCGTTGACGGCGGCGGTCACCACCAGCAGGAACAGGAAGCCCAGCACGCCGGAGGCCAACACGGCCTGCCACATCGCCCGTGGCACAACAACTTCCGGCCGTTTGGTCTCCTCGGCCAGGTTGGCGGCTGATTCGAAGCCGACAATGGTGAACGCGCCGAGAAGGAAGCCCAGCATCCAGGGGCCGGCGGCGGTCGCGGTGCCGAAGTTCCAGTAACCCTCGGCCGGGATGTCGCCGCGGGAGAACAAGTTGCCCGCCGACAGTTTGTGGGTGATGACACCCACGATGAACAGCAGGACGACCAGCGCCACCATGCCGATCAGTTCAGCACTGACCGCGAAGTTGTTCACCCGTTCGGTCCACTTGGTCGAGACCGCGACCAGGAGACCCTGCAACAGCAGGACGGCGGCGGTGATCAAGAACGACGTCAACGCCGTGCCGGTGAAGTCGAACAACGCCGGAACCACGGTCGCGGCGACGGTGTAGTCGACCGCGACGGCCACGATGGCCAGGAAGGTGAACGAGATCCAGCCGGTGATCCACCCCAGGATGGGGTTGGCCAGCCGCGACACCCATTGGTAGGCGTAACCGGTCACCGGAATCCGGGCGGCCAGCGCACCGAGCAGCAGGGCGACCGCCAGCTGGCCGACGATCACGATGGGCCAGGTCCAGATGCCCAGTGGGCCGGAACTTTTCAGCACGCTGCCGTAGGTGGTGAAGATGCCGGTGGCAATCGAGACGAAGGCGAATGCCACTGCAAAGGAGGCGAATCGCCCGGTGGAGCGCTCGAGGGTGTCGGTATAGGTGCCCTCGGGAATGACCTGCGAGATGCCCTGGGAAACGATTCGCCCGGGTGGCGGTGTGGAAGAATGCGTCACTGGATCGGTCTTTCTGACTCTGAGTGTTTCGGATATGAGGCTCGGTCCCGCGGGCGGCGCTGCAACGCCGCCCGCACCCATGTGGGGGGACCGATTCAGGCAGTGGCTGCGGCCGGTGGCCGCGCTGACAAGACCACACCTCCCGTCTCGTCGAAGGCTGCCGCGACAGCCGCGTCGGTGCTCTGGTCGGTGATCAGGCCGTCGACCGCGCTGAGGTCACACACGCGGTGCGGTGCGACCTGGCCGAGCTTGGACGAGTCGGCCAGGATGTAACTCCGCGCGCTGTTGGCGATGATGGTGCGCCGGACGTCGATCTCGTCGAGATGGAAATCGGTGAGACCCGAGCGGGCGTCGACCCCGCCGGAGCCGATCATGGCGATGTCGGGATAGATGTCGGCGAAAAAGGCTTTGGTGTGGGCGTTCGAGCAGGCCAGGTCGCCGGGGCGGACTCGGCCGCCGGCCAGCAGCACCTGGATGCCGGGACGGTCGGCCAACTCGACGGCCACCGGCAGTGACGGGGTGACGATCGTGCCGGTGAATCCGCGCGGGATCGCCCGGGCGACGGCGACCGCCGTCGTGCCGATGTCCAGGACCACGGTCTGACCGTTCTCCATCAGTCCCACAGCGACTTTCGCGATTTGAGCCTTCGCCTGATGCCGGATGACCGACCGTTCCGTGAACGACGGTTCCATCGCTCGGCGCTGGTCGACGGCGGCGGCACCGCCATGCACCCGGCGGATCACGCCACGCTCCTCCAACAGCGCGAGATCGCGGCGTACGGTCTCCGCCGAGACGCCCAGCCGGCGGACCAGGTCATCTGTGCTGACGGCGTGGCCGGAGCTGGTGACGGCCTCCACGATTGCTTCTTGGCGCGCGACGGGCAGCATCTCAACTGACCGATTTTGTGGATTTTTGACCGCGCATGACTGCAAGTGTGGAGTGTTGTGTGCATCACGTCAAGCCGAGCGCACGACGCAGCGAGCCGCTGTGACGACTGTGCGGTTCTATTCGCGACGCGCCGTGGTCAGCGGATGAGACCGCACAGTCAGGGAAACGGGGGGCGTCAGTGCCGGCGCGACGGCGGCCAGGGCGGCTCGCCGCACAATGCCAGCAGGGCGTTCTCGATCACTTCGGGCAGAGCCGGGTGGATCCAGTACTGGCCACGGCCCATCTCCTGGCCGGGCAGCCCGAAGCTCATCGCCTGGATCAGCGGCTGGATCAACGAGGAGGCCTGGTGCCCCATGATGTGGGCGCCCAGGATCTTGCCGCTGTCCTGCTCGACGATGATCTTGGCGAACCCGGTGTTGTCCTCCATCGCCCAGCCGTAGGCCACGTCGGAGTAGTCCTGCACCTTGACGTTGATCTTGTATCCGGCTGCACGGGCTTCGTTTTCGGTCAGCCCGACCGAGGCGATCTGAGGATCGGTGAAGACCGCCGACGGCACGAAGCGGTGATCGGAGTACATCAGCGCGTCGGTGTCGTCCCAGTCCTGCAGCAGGTTGTGCCGCACCACCCGGGCCTCGTGGTTGGCGACGTGCTTGAGCTGATAGTGCGACGACACATCGCCGAGGGCGAAAATGCCTCGCGCCGTTGTGCGTTGGTAGTCGTCGACCTTGACCAGACCGTTCTCGTCGAGCTCGACGCCGGCCAGGTGCAGGTCCATCAGGTCGCCATTCGGCGTGCGGCCGGTGGCCACCAGTACCGCGTCGGCGTGCACCTGCGATCCGTCGTCGAGTTCGACGACGGTCTGGGACCCGTCCACATGCGCCCCGGTCATGTTGCGGTGACTGCGGATCTCCCACTTCTTGCCGGCGATGTCGGTGTAGCGCTCGCAGATCGTGTCGTCGCAGTGCGACAGCATCGCGGCACCGCGGATGACGATGGTCACCCGGCTGCCCAATGCCGAGAAGACGTGCGCGAATTCGGCCGCGACGAACCCGCCGCCGATGATCACCAGATGGTCGGGTAGCTCGGGGATACGCATGATCGTGTCGCTGGTGTGGACATCGACGCCGCAACCGGCGATCGCGTCGGGCACCATCGCCCGCGCACCCGCGGCGATCACCACCTGCGAGGCGGTGAACTCGTCACCGGCATCGGTCCGCAGCCGGTAGTCGTCGCCGTCGCGGCCGGTGAACCGGGTGTGACTGTCGTAGACCGTCACGTCCGGCGAGGAACGCCGATAGTTCTCCCCACCGGCCGCCAGCGGGTCGATCCGGCCGAACACGCGCGAGACGATGTCGGTCCAGCGCACGCCGTCGATGTGGGCGTCGACGCCGAATCGGGCGGCGTCGCGCACGGTCTGGGCCACCTCGGCGGCGTAGACGAACATCTTGGTCGGGATGCACCCCACGTTCAGGCAGGTGCCGCCGAAGACGCCCTGCTCGCAGATTGCGATCTTCTTGCCGCTGAACCGCTCGTCGAGGATCGTATTGCCCGAACCTGTCCCGATGATCGCAATATCGAAGTGCTCCAACAACTTCCCCTTATCCCTGACCTGCGGCCGACGCGGCGGTGTGGTGTGCGAGATAGAAATCCAGCCAGCCCGACAGCTCGTCGTAGGCTTCGGCGCGGGGCTCGGCCAACGACAAGAACACGTCGTGCTTGGCGTCGCGGATCGGCACCACTGTCGTACGGTTCCCGATACAGCCCGCCCAGCGCGCGATCTGCCTGACGTCGAGCACCGCGTCGCCCCGCTGCATAGCTGCCGCGTCCGCGCTCTCGGTGACGCTGTGATCAGAACGCAAGATCAGGTTCGGCACGCCGACGTCCAGACCGCGGTGCAGCGTGGCGTGCCCGCGGCGGATCGCGTGGATCCAGCCGAACGTCACCGGGAAGCCGCCCAGCGGCTTCCACTGAAGGTTGTAGTCGAACTCACCGTGGTAGTCGCGGTGCAGCGTCAGCCCGTAGCCGCCCTTGCTGGTGCCGCGCACCACCCGCGTCTTGCGAACCCGCGACATCGCACCGATCGCCGTCGAGGTCAGCCGCGTGCGCAGGATCGCGGGCCCGTGCAGGTCCAGCCACGGGCTGTTGAGCACGAGGCCGCCGACGGACAGCGCCGCGGTCGCGGAACGCCGCCGCACCCGGTTGAGCCACAACGACACGATCAGGCCGCCGGCCGAGTGGCCGTAGACCAGGATCGTCGTGCCGGGATTCTCGGTCGCGATCACCGCCACCGCCCGCTCCAACTCACGGTCGTAACGGGCCAGGTCGGTGGTGAAGTGCGGGGTCTGACCGTCACGCCAGGACCGCCCGCACTTGTGTTGGTCGAGGGCGTAGAACCGGAACCCGGCGCCGGTGAAGTGGTCGGCCAGGTCGGTGTTGAAGAAATAGTCGGTGAATCCGTGCACCGCCAGCACGGTGTGGGGGGCGGCTTTGGCGTCCGCCCGGCGCACCAGAGTGGCGAACAGATCGCCCTCACCGTCGGGGTCCGGGCCCAGCGCCATCGTGGCCTGTTGGTAGCCGGAAAGGACGTCGTCAACCCATTCGGCCTGCCGTGGCGTCACAGCCCCTACCCTAGCTGTGAGCAATGCGGGGTGTGGTGCTGGCGACTCTCGCGAATAAGTCGGTGTCGGGCGGGATAACCTGACTGTCTATACAGCTGTCACAAGTAAAGGACGACGATCCGGTGTCAGATACCACCAAGACCGATGTCGTACTGGTCGGTGCGGGAATCATGAGCGCGACGCTGGGCGCCCTGCTGCGGCTCGTCCAGCCGGACTGGTCGATCACGCTGGTCGAACGCCTCGACGCCGCGGCCGCCGAGAGCTCCGATCCGTGGAACAACGCGGGCACCGGGCACTCCGCGCTGTGCGAACTGAACTACACGCCGGAAAAGGCCGACGGCACCATCGACATCGCCAAGGCCATCACCGTCAACGAGCAGTTCCAGGTCACTCGCCAGTTCTGGAGCTACGCCCACGAGAACGGCATCCTGCCCGACGTCCGTAGCTTCTTGAACCCCATCCCGCACGTCAGCTTCGTGCAGGGGGCCGAGCACGTCGACTACCTCCGGCGTCGCCGCGAGACCCTGGTGCGCAACCCGTTGTTCGCCACGATGGAGTTCATCGACGACCGTGACGAGTTCGCCCGCCGGCTGCCGTTGATGGCCAAGGGCCGCGATTTCTCCGAGCCGGTCGGCCTCAACTGGACGCAGGACGGCACCGACGTGGACTTCGGTTCGCTGACCCGTCAGCTGCTCTCCTTCGGCACCGAGCGTGGGATGAGCACACTGTTCGGCCACGACGTCCTCGATCTGCACAAGGAGTCCGGCGGCGGCTGGACGGTCAAGATCCACAACCGGCGGACCGGGCAGAAGCGCAAGCTGTCGGCGAAGTTCGTGTTCGTCGGAGCCGGCGGAGGCGCGCTGCCGCTGCTGCAGAAGGCCGGCATCCCCGAGGCCAAGGGCTTCGGTGGCTTCCCGGTCAGCGGCCAGTGGCTGCGCACCGGCGACCCGGAACTGGCCGCCGCGCACCAGGCCAAGGTCTACGGACTGCCCCCGCTGGGTGCGCCGCCGATGTCGGTGCCGCACTTGGACACCCGCGTGATCAACGGGCGTTCGTGGCTGCTGTTCGGCCCGTTCGCCGGGTGGTCGCCGAAGTTCCTCAAGGAAGGCAAGGTCACCGACCTGCCGCTGTCGGTGAAGCCCAACAACCTCGCCTCGATGATCGGCGTCGGGCTCACCGAGATGGGCCTGCTGAAGTACCTGATCGGCCAGCTGGCCCTCAGCGAGGCCGACCGGGTGGACAATCTCCGCGAATTCGCGCCCACCGCAAGGGATTCCGACTGGGAGCTGGATATCGCCGGCCAGCGGGTTCAGGTCATCCGCCGCGACTCGAAGAAGCTCGGTGTCCTCGAGTTCGGCACCACGGTGCTGGCCGCGGCCGACGGCTCGATTGCCGGCCTGCTCGGTGCCTCGCCGGGCGCCTCCACCGCGGTCCCGGCGATGATCGAGGTTCTCGAACGGTGCTTCGCCGACCACTACCAGGGCTGGCTGCCCAAGCTCAAGGAGATGGTCCCGTCGCTGGGCGTCAAGCTGTCGGAGAATCCGGACCTGTTCGGCGAGGTGTGGGCGCACGGCACCAAGGTGCTCGGGTTGGAGAGCGGAACCCACGCCGGCCACGCCGCGCGGGCCGCCGGCCCCGACAGCACGCCGGTCGCGTCGGATTCCGGTGACCCGGAACCTGCGGGAGTGGTGTGACGGTCGCCTTGCGTCGCTCCTGGGCCAAGGACCTCGACGCGGCGACCCTCTATGAGCTGTTGAAGCTCAGGGTCGAGGTGTTCGTCGTCGAACAGGCTTGTCCCTACCCGGAACTCGACGGCCGCGACCTGCTTGCCGAGACCCGGCATTTCTGGCTGGAGCAACCCGACGGCACGGTGATCGCGACGCTGCGCTTGATGGAAGAGCACGCCGGGGGAGAGAAGGCATTCCGCATCGGCCGGGTGTGCACACAGCGGGTGGCCCGCGGTCAGGGCCACACCACCCGGCTGATGCAGGCCGCGCTGGCTGATGTCGGCGATCACGCCTGCCGGATCAACGCCCAGACCTACCTGGTCGACATGTACGGCAACCACGGGTTCGTGGTCGACGGTGCCGAATTCGTCGAAGACGGCATCCCGCACGTTCCGATGTTGCGCCCGGCCGCACCGATTTTGACCGAGAAGCCGTGAGCGCGCCCGCTTTTCCGTTCAGTGCGATCGTCGGGCACGACCAGCTGCGCCTGGCGCTGATCCTGTGTTCGGTCCGCCCCGAGATCGGCGGGGTACTGATCCGCGGCGAGAAGGGCACCGCCAAGTCCACGGCGGTGCGCGCGCTGGCCGCGATCCTGGCCGAGGTGGATACCGGTGCCCGGCTCGTCGAGTTGCCGATCGGGGCGACCGAGGACCGGGTGGTCGGGTCGCTGGACCTGCAGAAGGTGCTTCGCGACGGCGAGCATGCCTTCTCGCCGGGCCTCCTGGCCCGCGCCCACGGCGGCGTCCTCTACGTCGACGAGGTCAACCTGCTGCACGACCACCTCGTCGACATCATGCTCGACGCCGCAGCGATGGGCCGCGTGCACATCGAACGTGACGGCATCTCCCATTCTCACGAGTCGCGTTTCGTGCTCATCGGAACCATGAATCCCGAAGAGGGCGAACTGCGTCCGCAACTCCTGGACCGGTTCGGGTTGACCGTCGACGTGCACGCCTCCCGCGATGTCGCGGTGCGCAGCGAGGTGATCCGCCAGCGGCTGGCCTACGAGGCCGATCCCGCCGGATTCGCCACCCTGCACGCGGGCGCGGACAGCGAGTTGGCCGCCCGGATCGCGGCCGCGCGAGCACGGGTGTCCGCGGTGGTGTTGCCCGATGCCGAACTGAACCGGATCGCGGCGCTGTGCGCCGCCTTCGACGTCGACGGCATGCGCGCCGACCTGGTGGTGGCACGCACCGCGGTGGCGCACGCGGCGTGGCGCGGTGCTCAGGCGGTGACGAGTGAGGACATTCGGGTGGCCGCCGAGCTGGCGTTGCCGCACCGCCGTCGCCGAGACCCGTTCGACGACCCGGGCCTGGATCCGGCCCAGCTCGACGAAGCGTTGGCCGCCACCGACCCCAGTCCCGAGCCGGAGTCCGAACCGGATCCGCCCGGTGGCGGGCAATCCGTCGATGGATCGTCGCAATCGTCTGCACCGCAAGGTAATTCCTCGTCGGCTCCCCGCCCGGCTGCACCGCCCGCTGCGACGTTTCGGACCCGGGCGCTGACCGTGCCCGGTGTGGGGGAGGGCAACCCGGGTAGGCGCTCGCGGGCCCGTAACCGCTCCGGAGCCGTCGTCACCGCTACCGATGCTCCCGAGCAGGGGCACGGCCTGCACCTGTTCGCCACCGTGCTGACCGCCGCGGGCAACCGCCGGCTGCGTCCGCAACCCGAGGACATCCGCCGCGCGATCCGGGTCGGCCGGGAAGGCAACCTGGTGATCTTCGTCGTCGACGCCTCCGGGTCGATGGCGGCGCGGGACCGGATGTCGGCAGTGTCGGGTGCGGCGCTGTCGCTGCTGCGGGACGCCTACCAACGCCGAGACAAGGTCGCCGTCATCACCTTCCGGCAGGACGGCGCACGGGAACTATTGCCGCCGACGACGTCGGCGCACATCGCCTCGCGGCGGCTGACCCGGTTCGACACCGGCGGCACCACGCCGCTGGCACAAGGACTGCTGGCAGCGCGTGACGTCGTGGTCCGTGAACGAGTGCGGGACCGCACCCGGCGCCCGCTGGTGGTTGTCCTGACCGATGGCCGGGCCACCGGCGGTCCGGATCCGTTGGGGCGCAGCCGTTCCGCGGCCCGCCGGCTGGTCGCCGAGGGTGCGGCGGCAGTGGTGGTGGACTGCGAGACGTCCTATGTCCGGCTGGGCTTGGCCGCCGATCTGGCCGAGCATCTGGAAGCCCCCCTGCTGCAACTGGAGCAGCTGCGCGCAGACTATCTCGCACAGGCCGTGCGCGGGGCCGCGTAAAACCCGCGTCAGCGTTCGGAAAGGTTCACGTCCATGCCGCAGGGTCAGCCGCTCACCGTGCCGAACGACGGGCTGACCACCCGGGCCCGCCGCAACACCCCGGTGCTGGCCGTGCACACCGGGCCCGGCAAAGGGAAATCCACCGCGGCGTTCGGAATGGCGTTGCGCGCGTGGAACGCCGGGATGAGCGTGGCGGTCTTCCAATTCGTCAAGAGTGCCAAATGGAAGGTCGGCGAGGAGTCGGCGTTCACCGCTCTGGGCCGGCTGCACGACGAGCAGGGCCTCGGCGGAGCGGTGGAATGGCACAAGATGGGCTCGGGCTGGTCCTGGACTCGGAAAGCCGGCTCCGCTGACGATCACGCCGGCGCTGCCGCCGAAGGGTGGACCGAGATCGCCGGGCGCCTCGCTGAACAGCGACACGACTTCTACGTCCTCGACGAGTTCACCTACCCGCTCAAGTGGGGCTGGGTCGACGTCGACGATGTGGTCGAGACGCTGCTGAACAGGCCCGGCGGCCAACACGTCGTGATCACCGGTCGTGATGCGCCGCAACGCCTTGTCGACGCAGCCGACCTGGTCACCGAGATGGCCAAGCTCAAACACCCGATGGACGCCGGCCGCAAGGGCCAGCGCGGTATTGAATGGTAGGCGTGGTGTCCATTCCTGCCGTCGTGATCGCCGCTCCCGCGTCGGGCAGCGGAAAGACCACCATCGCAACAGGTTTGATCGGTGCACTGCAGGCTGCCGGTCGGCGGGTCGCCCCGTTCAAAGTCGGTCCGGACTTCATCGACCCCGGCTATCACGCCGTGGCCGCAGGCCGGCCGGGCCGCAACCTCGATCCGGTTCTGGTGCCCGAGGAGCTGATCGGTCCGCTCTACCGGCACGGCAGCCGCGACGCCGACATCGCCGTGATCGAGGGTGTGATGGGTCTTTTCGACGGTCGCATCGACGAGCACCCGGTCACACCCGCGCGCGGCTCCACCGCCCATGTCGCCCAACTGCTCGGGGCTCCCGTCGTCCTGGTGGTGGACGTTCGCGGCCAGTCGCAGAGCATCGCGGCCGTGCTGCAGGGTTTTTCGACGTTTCACGCCGGTGTGCACATCGGTGGGGTGATTCTCAACCGGGTCGGCACGAACCGCCACGAACAGGTGTTGCGTCAAGCATGCGAGGCGGTCGGGGTGCCGGTGCTGGGGGCAATCCCGCGCCACGACGAGTTGGCGGTGCCGTCACGGCATCTGGGGCTGATCACCGCCGTCGAGCACGGTGAACAGGCCCGCGCCGCGGTCGCCGCGATGACCGAACTCGTCGCCCGCCACGTCGATCTGGCCGCCGTCGTCGCACTCGGTGCCTCGCGAGTGTCGGCGCAGGCGTGGGCACCCGAGGACGTGGTCGGCGAACCGAACATCGGGCGTCCGGTGGTCGCGATGGCCGCGGGCAAGGCCTTCAGCTTCGGCTACGCCGAACACCGCGAACTGTTGCGGGCCGCCGGTGCCGACGTCGTCGAGTTCGACCCGCTCACCGATACCCTGCCCGCGCGGGCCGCGGCACTGATCCTGCCGGGCGGTTTTCCCGAGCAGCATCTGGCCGATTTGTCGGCCAACACCGAATTGCGCGCCCAGATCCGCGAACTCGCCCGGCATGCACCCGTGCAGGCCGAATGCGGCGGGCTCGCGTATCTGATGGACGATCTGGACGGCCACCCGATGTGCGGGGTGCTGACCGGCTCTGCCCGGTTCACCCCGAGGCTGACACTGGGCTACCGGGAGGCCGTCGCGGTGGGTGATTCCTCCCTGCACCCCGCGGGTCAGCGCGTCGTCGGACACGAATTCCACCGCACCACAGCAGAATTCATTGAATCTCCCGAACCCGCCTGGGCGTTCCGGCGGCACGACGGACAGCCTGTGCAGGAGGGTGCGGTCCGCGCCGGGGTGCACGCGTCGTATCTGCACACCCACCCGGTCGCCCAACCGCACTCGGTCGCTCGATTTGTCGCGCACGCAACCTTGACTAGGCTGCCCCGGTGACCGAGAACGCCTACCTCGTCGGCTTACGCCTGAGCGGCAAGAAGGTCGTCGTGATCGGCGGCGGGACAGTCGCCCAGCGCCGGATTCCGCTGCTGATGGCCCGCGAGGCCGATGTGCACGTGATCGCGCGGGCCGCGACGCCGGCCGTCGAAGTACTGACCACCACCAGCCCCGGCATCACGCTGGAGTTGCGGGACTACCGCGACGGTGACCTCGAGGGCGCCTGGTACGCGATCGCCGCCACCGACGACCCGGCCGTGAACGCCGCCATCGTCGCCGAGGCGGATCGCAGGCAGATTTTCTGTGTTCGCGCCGACATCGCCCGCGAGGGCAGCGCCGTCACCCCGGCCTCGTTCGACCACGACGGGCTCCTCGTGGGTGTGCTGGCCGGTGGGGAGCACCGCCGGTCGGCCGCGATCCGCACGGCCATCCGGGAAGCCTTCCAGCAGGGACTGATCACTGCCGGAGCCCCCGACGACGTCACGCCCGGCAGCGTCGCCCTGGTCGGCGGCGGTCCCGGCGACCCCGAGCTGATCACCGTGCGCGGCCGCCGGCTGCTGGCCCGCGCCGACGTCGTCGTCGCCGACCGGTTGGCTCCGCCGGAACTGCTCGCCGAGCTCGGACCGCACGTGGAAGTCATCGACGCCGCAAAGATCCCGTACGGCCGGGCGATGGCTCAGGAAGCCATAAACAAAAT contains the following coding sequences:
- a CDS encoding FGGY family carbohydrate kinase, producing the protein MTVLAIDQGTSGTKAIVVDAVEGVVGLAEVAVHPRYLDGGGVEQDPDELLESVLSAGRGALAQANRPIDAVSLANQGETVLAWDPDTGRALTPAIVWQDRRAEPLCAALGEWSEMVAARTGLVLDPYFSAPKMAWLRRNVETAGVVTTSDTWLLHQLTGEFVTDATTASRSLAVDLGAKDWSHELLALFGLDGERLPDIVGNDETIGTTTVFGGDIPVGGIVVDQQAALLAEACFEPGMAKCTFGTGAFLLANTGTTGVRSTTGLTSSVAWRLGGRDTFCVDGQVYTAASAVRWLSSLGIVGGAEEMDGIAAPDSNGVLCVPALAGLAAPWWKSQAKASISGMTLSTDRGHLVLAVLQGIAAQIAELVTAINADTTTPLTTLRADGGLTQSTVLMQACADILQVPVEVYPSAHATALGAAALARLSQSPKQSLPEVVADWAPSATYQPNWTGHRADEFRDRWRELAATTYPSQEM
- a CDS encoding amino acid permease — protein: MTHSSTPPPGRIVSQGISQVIPEGTYTDTLERSTGRFASFAVAFAFVSIATGIFTTYGSVLKSSGPLGIWTWPIVIVGQLAVALLLGALAARIPVTGYAYQWVSRLANPILGWITGWISFTFLAIVAVAVDYTVAATVVPALFDFTGTALTSFLITAAVLLLQGLLVAVSTKWTERVNNFAVSAELIGMVALVVLLFIVGVITHKLSAGNLFSRGDIPAEGYWNFGTATAAGPWMLGFLLGAFTIVGFESAANLAEETKRPEVVVPRAMWQAVLASGVLGFLFLLVVTAAVNDPTTLAESGTPIADVIRDILGSFVGTALLILVAIAIFACGLVIVMSGVRLTWAMSRDQRFPGWQALHKVSPRTKTPLNATIAMTTISAVILGIFSTSTDALFILFSAATLLPAVIYTITVALYIAKRRQLPQSDAFSLGRWEIPIIVVAVAWLVFALSLFRDASFRQPWLYVLVMVAIGAVYLGYLLSTRGRDGLKMPELRSIDAELDSAAGAREVAEDVPR
- a CDS encoding DeoR/GlpR family DNA-binding transcription regulator is translated as MLPVARQEAIVEAVTSSGHAVSTDDLVRRLGVSAETVRRDLALLEERGVIRRVHGGAAAVDQRRAMEPSFTERSVIRHQAKAQIAKVAVGLMENGQTVVLDIGTTAVAVARAIPRGFTGTIVTPSLPVAVELADRPGIQVLLAGGRVRPGDLACSNAHTKAFFADIYPDIAMIGSGGVDARSGLTDFHLDEIDVRRTIIANSARSYILADSSKLGQVAPHRVCDLSAVDGLITDQSTDAAVAAAFDETGGVVLSARPPAAATA
- the mtr gene encoding mycothione reductase is translated as MEHFDIAIIGTGSGNTILDERFSGKKIAICEQGVFGGTCLNVGCIPTKMFVYAAEVAQTVRDAARFGVDAHIDGVRWTDIVSRVFGRIDPLAAGGENYRRSSPDVTVYDSHTRFTGRDGDDYRLRTDAGDEFTASQVVIAAGARAMVPDAIAGCGVDVHTSDTIMRIPELPDHLVIIGGGFVAAEFAHVFSALGSRVTIVIRGAAMLSHCDDTICERYTDIAGKKWEIRSHRNMTGAHVDGSQTVVELDDGSQVHADAVLVATGRTPNGDLMDLHLAGVELDENGLVKVDDYQRTTARGIFALGDVSSHYQLKHVANHEARVVRHNLLQDWDDTDALMYSDHRFVPSAVFTDPQIASVGLTENEARAAGYKINVKVQDYSDVAYGWAMEDNTGFAKIIVEQDSGKILGAHIMGHQASSLIQPLIQAMSFGLPGQEMGRGQYWIHPALPEVIENALLALCGEPPWPPSRRH
- a CDS encoding alpha/beta hydrolase gives rise to the protein MTPRQAEWVDDVLSGYQQATMALGPDPDGEGDLFATLVRRADAKAAPHTVLAVHGFTDYFFNTDLADHFTGAGFRFYALDQHKCGRSWRDGQTPHFTTDLARYDRELERAVAVIATENPGTTILVYGHSAGGLIVSLWLNRVRRRSATAALSVGGLVLNSPWLDLHGPAILRTRLTSTAIGAMSRVRKTRVVRGTSKGGYGLTLHRDYHGEFDYNLQWKPLGGFPVTFGWIHAIRRGHATLHRGLDVGVPNLILRSDHSVTESADAAAMQRGDAVLDVRQIARWAGCIGNRTTVVPIRDAKHDVFLSLAEPRAEAYDELSGWLDFYLAHHTAASAAGQG